The sequence GCTTGTCCTGATGATAATTCAGACATTCTTTCCCAAACTTTCACAGCATTAATTGGATCATAACCCGCTATAGACATTAAAGTTAATCCAATCATATCGGCTTCACTTTCATGACTTCTACTAAAAGGTAACATTGCTCCAACTTGAGATCCTGCACCATACGCTTGCATAATTAAAGCTTGTGTTTTTGGGTCTTTATTACCAACTGCTACTTGCGTTCCAACAGCACCTAATTGCTGTAACAACCCTGCACTCATTCTCTGTTGCCCATGATTTGCTAATGCATGAGCTACTTCATGCCCCATTACAGATGCTATTCCTGCATCATCTTTACAGACTGGCAAAATACCTGTATAGAAAACAATTTTACCTCCTGGCATACACCAAGCATTCAATTCTTTACTTTCAACTAAATTATATTCCCAAGAATACCCTTCTAAATAATCTGATTTTCCATTAGCGTTCAACCATCTTTCAGCCGCCGTTTTAATCTTCATTCCAATAGTTTCAATTCTTTTCGCATCTTTTGTTCCTTTTAAAACTTTATTTTCAGTCAAAAACTGATCATATTGTTGAAAAGCAGAAGGAAAGATTTGACTATTTGGCACTAAAGCCATTGTAGACTTACCTGTAAAAGGATTTTTTGCACATGATAGTATTAATGCAAAAAAGAATACCGAAACAATTTTTACTTTATTATTCATCTTAATTAGTGTTTATACAAAGTTAATACTTTTCAAAAACCATATCAAATATTAGCCCATAAATATTTTTTAAGATAAATTTAATAATCTTACACCACTATAAATAGTAATTTCGCAACAAAAAGATGTCAAAAAGACAAAAAGTAATATCAAGTAACTCAATACCAAGATCCATTTTATTCATAGCAAGTACGCTACAAATAGTTTCAACTACACTCACTGTAAAATTCGCAAAGAAGCTATTTACAAAACCTATAAAATACAAGGTGCCAAAAAGAGAATTTGAAATGAATATGAATTCTAAACAAGAATTGATTCACATATCTTCTATCAACAAAAAGATAATGACATATAATTATGGCAAGTATTCAAAAAAAGTACTACTTGTACATGGTTGGTCCGGAAGAGGTACACAATTAGTTAAAATAGCTGACAAAATGTTAGAATTAGGTTATTCTACAATAAGCTTTGACGCACCCGCTCACGGAAAATCGCCAGGCAACTCAACATTAATGCTTGAGTTCATTGAAAGTATATTAACATTAGAAAAATTACATGGACCTTTTGAATATGCAATTGGACATTCTCTAGGTAGCATGTCAATATTAAATGCAATTAAAAACGGCTTAGATGTAAAAAAAGCAGTATTAATTGGAAGTGGAGATAGCGTTAATGACATTCTATTAGATTTCGTTTCTAAACTAGGGTTAAAACCAACAATTGCAATAAAAATGAGAGAATCTTTTGAAAAGGATTTTGATGATTCCATGGAAAGTTATTCCTCTTATGTTGCTGCAAAAAACATAAAGACACCAACATTACTCATTCATGACAAAAACGATGATGATGTTCCCTATACAGCATCTGAAAATATTCATAAAAACTTAGAAAACAGCTCCATATTTTTAACAAAGAAACTGGGTCATAGAAAAATATTAGGTGATGAAAAGGTAATTAATCAGATTGAAAAATTTCTTACTAACTAAATAAAAAGCAAATAGGCGTTTCAATTGAAACGCCTATTTGCTTTTTATTTTATGAAAAATATAATCAACTACTTCCCTAACATACTATTTTTTAAATCTTTGTCTGCAGGTTTTCCAGACAGCCAAATACCAAACAAAGCTTTTTTAAAGTCAGCTCCATCAATTGTTCCTTTTTTAGTACCATTTTTATATACTACAACTCCAGATCCAGGAACATTTGCAATTATAAATGAATCTCCTTTATTAAATTCATCTTTAAAAAACGATTTAAATTGATCAATTTTAGTTTTCAAAGCATCCGTTTTTCCACCTGTAGCATTTTGAAATCCTTCATCAACTGCACTTATCATTTTTTCTGAAGTAATCATTCCTGAAACAATATCCAATTTAATTACTGCAGCATCATTACTATTTATAATTTCACTTGCGTTTGAGCTTTTTTTAGGAAGATATAGAGAACCAACATATAAATCGATCCAAAATTTCTCTCTAATTCCAGCACCATTCAATGTCAAATTCTTTCCTTCAACAGTTATATTTTCATCAAGTTTAACACCTGAAACTGTTTTTTGAGCTTGTAAAGATGTCATTGTTGTCATTACAACAATTAAAAATGTAAAAATTCTTTTTTTCATGTTTGTGATTAATTATTAATTCAAATAAACATTAGTAACTTATCCCTAGTTGTCTAACATTGCTCTTTTTAATTTTTCGTCAGCTGGCTTAATGCACAACCAAACTCCGAATAATGCTTTCTTAAAATCCATTCCTTCAATTGTACCTTTTTTTACACCATTCTTAAAAACTGTAATACCAATTTTAGGATTAAAGACAATCATAAACTCATCTTTTTCTTTAAGATCATCTCTAAAAACCGTTAGGAATTTATCAATTTTAGTTTTTATTGAAGTTATGTTTCCATTTGTTGCATTCACAAAGCCTTCTTCCATTAATTCTATCATTTTATCTGTAGAAACTAAACTAGAAACGATATTTATCTTAATAATTGCTGGTTCACTACTGTTTATTATTTCATCAGCATTTGTACTTTTACTTGGAAGATATAATGAGGCAACATATAAATCAATCCACATCTTTTCTTTAACACCTGCTCCGTTTAAAACAAGTTTATTTCCATCAAAAGAAAGAGTCTCATATACACTTACACCAGACACCTTATTTTGAGCGGTTGTCATGTTTATTTGTAAGATCAGAAATGTTAATAGTAGGTAAAGTTTTTTCATAATTTTAAAATATTGTAATTTTTTGTTAAATATATAAATTTTTTCTTTTCAATTTGTTAATTGCAGCATTTAATTCGAATCCTAATAAAAGAACCATACAATTAATCCATATGTAGAACATTAAAACAAGAAGCGTGCCAATTGATCCATACAATTCGTTATATCTTGCAAATTTCTCCACATAAATACCAAATATATAAGAAGTTAGCACTATTAGAAGCGTTGTAAAAACTGCTCCATAACTTATAAATGGGACATTTTTGGTTTCACTTGCACCAAATTTATATAAAATTGACGTCGTTATAAGTATCATTAAAACAACGAACAAATACCTTCCCCATTCAATTAAATAGACATCATTACTTATAAATCCTTGACTTTTAATCTTCTGTATCAATACTTCAAAAATAACAATCGAGGCAACAGTTATAATTAAAATCAAAGATAAAGTTAATGAAATTGCTAAAGCTACGAAATATTGTTTAAAAAAATTTCTAGTTATTGTAATATGCTCTGACATTTCAAAACCACCTAAAATAGCATTAACACCATTTGTCATCAAGAAAATAGACAAAATAAAACCTGATGAAAGGAGACTTTTATAACTCGTATTCATGATGTCTTTTAGAATGAGTTCAATTGCTTCATATGTATTTGGAGGCACACCTTTTTCTACAAAAAACAAGAAATCATTTTGAAAATTTTCAATTGGAATATAAGGAATTAAATTTAAAATAAACAATGCAAAAGGAAATAATGCCATAAAAAAACTAAATGCAACTGCACTTGCCCTATATGAAAAAGCACCTTTTACAATTCCTAAAAAATACAATTCAACAATATCATACAGACTTAAACCTTCTGATGACATGAATGTAATTTTCTTAGCAAAAGCAACTAATTGTTTTACTATTGGAATTTTATTCAACCTCTTTTCTATCGCCTCTGACATTAAAGTGCTTTTAAGCTTAAATCCATATTATAAACTGAATGGGTCAATGCTCCTGATGATATATAATTCACACCACATTCGGCATATTGTCTAATTGTTTTTTCATTTATATTCCCCGAAGATTCTGTCAAACACTTACTTCCTATTAAAGCAACAGCTTCTCTTGTCATTTCAAAAGTAAAGTTATCTAATAAAATTCTATAAACACCATCGCTCATCAGAATTTCTTTTACTTCATTCATATCTCTTGCTTCAACAATTATTTTTAAATCCCTATTGGTTTCTTTTAAATAATTTTTGGTCTTATTTATTGCTTTTGTAATACCTCCTGCAAAATCTATATGATTGTCTTTCAACATTATCATATCATAAAGTGCAAAACGATGATTTTCTCCTCCTCCAATTTTCACAGCCCACTTTTCAGGAGCTCTTAATCCTGGGGTTGTTTTTCTTGTGTCTAATATCTTTGTTGATGTCCCTTCTAACAAATCAACAAAAAACCTAGTTTTAGTTGCAATAGCACTCATTCTTTGCATTGCATTTAAGACTAAACGTTCTGCTTTTAAAATAGACTGAGAACTTCCTGTTACATGAAAAACTACATCTCCGTATTTTACTTTTTCACCGTCATTGATAAACGTTTCAACATGCATTGAGGCATCAACATAAGCAAAAACTTGTTTCGCAAATTCAACTCCAGCAATAACCCCATCGTCTTTTACCAATAATTTAGCTTTCCCCATTGCATCACTTGGTATACAAGCCAAAGAGCTATGATCTCCGTCTCCGACATCTTCTCTTAATGCATTAATTATTATTATCTCTAATTCGTTTTGAAATTGTGCTTCTGAAATCATTATATAAAATTTGAATGCTAAATTATGAATTCGAATTAACAAACTCAATAGTTTTATTAAAAACATAAAAAATCCCGCTAGTAGCAGGATTCAATATGATAATTATTTATTGTATACCGACTCTTTTTTAAAATGTTTTGTTAACAAATAATAAAAAACTGCTCTATATTTATGCTTGTTAGATTTCCCATACTGCTCTATTACATCTGCGATTGCACTATCAAGTTCTGGCCCATCGTTTAATCCTAACTTTTTAATTAAGAAATTATTTTTAACAGTAGCTAATTCTTTTGGATCTGTTCCTGAAACTGTTGAAGAATCTGCATTATAAATTGAAGGTCCACAACCAATTGTTACTTTCGTTAACAAATCCATATCTGCGGTTATACCACATTTATCTTTTAAATCAGCAGCATACTTTGTAATTAATTCATCTCTTTTACTCATAATCATGTTGTTTTTAAATGTTAAAAATAATTTGTTTTATAGTCTAATAAAACGCATTAAGTCCTTATAAAATTATAATTTTATTTTAAATTTTTAAAATATTCTAGCAAAATTTTATTATTTAATTTCTCAGGTGTTGTTATTTCTAACAAATTCGGTTTAGTATTATCTGTAAAAAAAGTTTTCAATTGCGTTTCTAACTCTAAAGATGTTTTAACATTCTGATAATTAAACCCAAACATTTCTGCTAGTTTAATTGCAGTCAAATTATGCGAAGTTTCAAAAAATTGATTAAATGTTCTTTCTTCTTTATGACCTGGTAAAATCCTAAAAATACCACCTCCACTATTATTTATCAAAATTATCTTGAAATTTTTAGGTATGTATTGATTCCAAAGCGCATTACTATCATAAAAAAAGCTAATATCTCCCGTAATTAAAACAGTTGGCTTATTAATTGCACAAGCAGCTCCAATTGCTGTTGAAGTACTACCATCTATTCCACTCGTTCCTCTATTGCAAAACACCTCTATCGTTTCATCTAACTTTAAAAGCTGCAAATATCGAACAGCAGAACTATTACTTATTTGCAATTGACTATTCTTAGGTAAATTTTCAACAACAAGATCAAATGCCTTAAAATCAGAAAAAGGTATATTGCCTAAATAATCATCTGATTTAATCTTTCTTTCTGCTACAATTTGAAGCATTCTCTTTTTATAATTACTAAAATCTTCATTCTTTACAGAAATTAATAATTTTAAAAATGACGCTACATCTGTTTCAAAATGTTTTGTAAGACATCCATAAGTATCATAAGCTCTTAAGTTATCAACATGCCAATGTTCATTTGGTTGATATTTCCTCAAAAAAGCTTTAATTCTTTTCGAAACGACCATTCCTCCAAAGGTTAACAAAATATCAGGTTGAAAAAACTTAAAATCTTCTTCATCAAAAGGAGTAATTATAGTGTCGATATTAGAAACAAATGTTTCATGATGAAGATTCGATGTTTTCTCTGTCATTACAATAACATTTGGGTCGCTTGCCAAACTATTTAAAATTGATTGTTCAATTCTACTTGGTTTACTTTCTCCTACTAAAATTAACTTTTTATGACTAGTATTCCATCTTGAAATAAACTCTTGATTCAGAACAAATTCATTTTCTTTTTCATTACAAAAATCAACCAATTTTGGATTTATTGACAAATCCGTAACCACCTCATACAAAGGTTCTTCGAAAGGAATATTTATATGAACTGGCCCGTGATTTACACTTGCTAAATGCAACGCATACTGAATTGAAAGATCATTTTTCTCTGACGCTTCTTCAGTTAAATTTGCGCTATTCAAAATATGGTTTGAAAAGACATTTTCTTGACGAATAGTTTGTCCATCGCCAATATCAATTTTATCATGCGGCCTATCTGCACTAATTACAACTAAAGGAATTCGACTATAGAACGCCTCGGCAACAGCAGGATAATAGTTTAAAACAGCCGAACCAGAAGTACAAACAACTGCAACTGGCTCCTCTATTTGTTGTGCAATTCCTAAAGCAAAAAAAGCAGCACATCTCTCATCAACAATACTATAACATTCAAAGAAAGAATCATTAACAAATCCAATCGTTAATGGTGCATTTCTAGATCCAGGAGAAATAACAATATGTTTTAATCCTTTAGCTTTACAAATGGTTAATAGGCTTTGTGCTAATGGAATTTTTGGGTATTTAATTTGTTCTATCAATTTTATATTTTAAAATATTCAAAAAAACTGAATGTATATTTAATTGCAAAGTTATAAAGTTGAAAAGGTTTTTTATACTTTTGTTTGAAAATAAATACTTTTTACAATGTCAATCTTCATTAGACCTTATACTTCTTCCGATTGTGAAGCCATTTTAGACATTATAAACTTCAATATACTAAATTCTACAGCTTTATACGATTACAAAGCGCGAACATTATCGCAACAAATAGCTATTTTTGAAGACAAATTAGAGAAAAATTTCCCTATAATTGTTGCTGAGCAAGACAATAAAGTTGTTGGTTTTGGATATTATAGTGAATTTCGTTTTAGAGAAGCATATAAATTCACTGTTGAGCATTCGGTATACGTTACACACAAAGAGCATGGAAAAGGCATTGGTAACCTTTTACTTTCCGAATTAATAACTTTAGCTAAAAAACAAGAACTTCACACTATGATAGCTGTAATTGATTCTGAAAACCAAAATAGCGTGAAGTTTCATGAAAAATATGGTTTTGAAACCGTTGGAGTAATTAAAGAATCTGGCTATAAGTTTGACAAATGGCTAAACTCTGTAATTATGCAATTATTTTTAAAACCTTAATATTATTTACCTTCAATCCAATTAACAATTGAAGCATCAGTTGGTAAAGTTGTTGGAGCTATTACTTTTTCTAATATTCCATTTTCATTAATTAGATATTTTTGAAAATTCCACTTTACCTCACTATCTTCAACACCGTTTTTAGACTTTTGAGTTAGATATTGATAAATGACATGCATATCGTCACCTTTTACAGAAATCTTACTCATCATAGGAAAACTTACACCATAATTACGTTCACAAAAAGTTGCAATTTCGCTTTCTGTACCTGGTTCTTGTGCTCCAAAGTTGTTTGCAGGAAAGCCAACAATTACAAAATCACTATCCTTATACTTTTCATACAAAGCTTGCAATTCTTTATATTGTGGTGTTAATCCACATTTAGAAGCCGTATTCACTATCATTACCTTCTTCCCTTTCAAAGTAGAGAAATCGAACTCATTCCCTTCAATATCTTCCACTTTAAAATGATATAAACTTTCTTTCATTTTCATTTCCTTTTTATTCTCCACGTTTAACTTTTTAGATTGCGCTTGAAAGCTCTGACTCGCAAAAAAAACTAAAGCACAAGCAATAATACTTTTTTTCATTTTTTTTATTTCAAATTTAGTTTTAATTCTACTAAAAACACCTAAACAAATCATAAATCTAAATTAAATTTGTACATTAGAAAATCCAAACAAACTTAATACTATGTTTTTTTTTAGAACAGTCATCTCCTTTTTACAAGATGATGAATACAGAGATTTATTAATCACCACATTTATGATACTTTTAATTGGAACATTAACGTATCATTATTTAGAAGGGTGGGGAATTATTGACTCATTATACTTTTCTGTTGTTACATTGACAACCATAGGTTACGGTGATTTTACCCCAAAAACTGATGCAGGAAAACTTTTTACTGTTTTATATATAATTGTAGGTATTGGTATGATTCTTAGCTTCATAAACACTATCCAACATCATTATACCTATATGAAATATAGAGAAAAGAAAGAAATTTTAAAAACAAGAAACTTAAAAAAAATAGCTGAAAAGAAAGAGCATCAGCAACATTTAGATTCTAAAAACAATAATTTTAAAAACTAAATACATTAAGTGTTCTATAACTAACAGTCTTTTTTTTATGAAGACATTAATTTTGCTTTATAACAAAAACATTAGTATTATGAAGCATTTATTTTTATTCATACACTTTATTACAATTATTGGATTTTCTCAAACCACAGAGAGTAGAATTAAGAACTTCAATCTTGAAAAAGACTTAGGCATTCAAGGCTATGATCCCGTTGCCTATTTTACAACAAACAAAGCCGTTAAAGGAAAACCCGAATTTCAACACAATCATAACGGCATAATTTATTATTTCTCATCAAATAACAACAAGGCACTTTTCATAAAGTCTCCATCAAAATACGAACCTCAATATGGTGGTTGGTGTGCTTACGCAATTGGTAAAACTAGCGAAAAAGTAAAAATAAATCCAACTACTTTCAAAATCATTAATAACAAGCTTTATCTTTTTTACAATGCTTATTTAACCAATACATTAAAACTTTGGAACAAGAATGAATCGATACTTAAAGCAAATGCAGATATTAATTGGAATCACTTAATTAAAGAATAAAGTGAAAAATTGTTTTAAAGATCAGTTATTCCCCTAAAAAAGACTTTTACTATAATCCTGAATCAATTCAGGATTTTTTTTTATTTTTACAAAAAACAAATTCATTATGCGATTTTTCTTAGCAATTGCTTCATTTACCATTTTCTCTTCTTGTATTGCTCAAAAAGAAACAACAACATCTAAAAAAAGCACTTCAATTAAAGAGCTTACTTTTTCAACTCCAGAAAGTGTATCAAAAACATTATCTTACCTTGCTTCTGACGAATTAGAAGGAAGAGACACAGGTAGTGAAGGAATAGAAAAAGCAAGTATTTTTTTAGAAAACATATTAAAAGAAAACAGTGTAAATCCCTACTTTAAAACCTATAGAGACACACTTTCAAATTATAACAAAACTTCCTATAATATTGTTGGTTATATTGAAGGTTCTGATCCGAAATTAAAAAATGAATTTGTAATTATTGGAGCACATTACGATCATATTGGAAAAATAAGCGCTGTTAACGGAGATGATATTGGTAATGGTGCCAATGATAATGCATCTGGATCTACAGCTGTAACAGAAGTTGTGAAATATTTTGCCAAAGCCAAAAATAACAAAAGAAGTTTATTGTTTGTGTTTTTCTCTGCGGAAGAAAAAGGATTATTAGGTTCTAAACATTTAGCTCAAAAATTAAAAAAACAAAACATGGATTTATATTTCATGTTTAATTTCGAAATGATTGGTGTTCCAATGGTTAGGAAAGACATGTTACTCTATTTAACTGGCTTTGGAAAAACCAATATGGCACAAACCATGAATGAATATGCAGGCGAAAAACTAATTGGTTATATTCCAGCAGAAACACAATATCAATTATTTAGAGCTTCTGATAATTATCCGTTTTTTACTGAATTTGATGTTCCTGCACAAACTGTCTCTACTTTTGATTTTGAAAATTTTGAATTTTATCATCAACCAGATGATGAATTTGAATTAATGGATCCTACTCACATGGCAAATGTGGTAAACAAAATGATTCCTGTATTAGAAAAAATGATTAACTCACCAACAAAAGAGATTCAAATAAAAAAATAATGAAAAACATAATCATAACTGGAACTTCTCGTGGAATTGGTTACGAATTAGCATTGCAGTTTGCAAATGAAGGTCATAATGTATTAGCTATTTCTAGAAAAACACCTAAAAGTTTAATTGAAAACCCAAATATTACTTGCTTAGCAATCAACATTTCAGATGAAAATCAACTAGAGCAAGTAAGTAATTTCGTTTCAACCACGTGGAAGAAGGTAGATATCTTAATTAATAATGCTGGTAGTCTTTTACACAAACCTTTCCAAGAAATTACATCTAAAGAATTTCAAGATATTTACAAAGTGAATGTTTTTGCTGTAGCCGAATTGACAAAAATATGCATTCCTTACATGAGCAAAGGAAGCCATGTAATCACGATTAGTTCAATGGGTGGTATTCAAGGAAGCATGAAATTTGCTGGTTTAGCCGCGTACAGTTCGAGCAAAGGTGCAGTTATAACACTTTCAGAATTATTAGCCGAAGAATACAAAGAACAAGGTATTTCTTTTAATGTTCTAGCGCTTGGTGCTGTTAACACAGAAATGCTTCAAGAAGCTTTTCCTGGTTATGAAGCACCAATTTCCGCTACAGAAATGGCTGATTATATTTATAATTTCTCATTAACAGGAAATAAATTCTATAACGGAAAAGTTTTGCAAGTTTCTTCAACTACTCCATAATTATTGTATTGCATAATTAGATTCGTATTTTTCAGAATTATCGATTATAGTTACCACTCTTATTCGTTTCTGAACTTGATTTTCATATCTAATAAAATTAAGTTCAGATTCGATTATTTGTTTTTCACTCCCAACTGTACATATTATACTTTTATCATCTATTTTGAAAGAAAAACAAATTGGAAAAGATTTGTTGTTTTTTATTCTTAAATCTTTGTATCCATAAACAACAGTAGCATCAGAGCCTAATGGAGTAAACCGATCTTCCTCTGAATAAATATCTACTGAATGATTATACCGCTCAATAATTTCAAAGTTTGATTTCAGTGCTGTAACGTAAATTAGAGTTGAAATTTGACAAAGACCACCTCCTACTTCTTCTGATATTGTCCCATTAACAATATTTCTCCCTTTTTTAAATTTATTCTTTTCTGTAGGATTTCCTATTATCTTCCAAAAAGAAAAAACTTGATTTGGATACACTACAACCTTTTCTATTCTTTCTTTTGCTATCTTAAAATTATGCACCTTGTTTTCGAAATAATTACCTTTTTTTATTTCTTGAGTTGTTCCAACTTTAAAGGCAAAATTTATCTTTCCCTCTGATGGTTTAGCAAAGTTAATTTTATAATCTTTTAAAGAACGAATTCCTAATTTTAGCCTGACTTTCCATATTTTAGGAATCCACTTCTTCATCTTTATTTTTTCTTTAGTTCAATTATTAGATAGGAGGCATATTCTTTTAAAAAAGAGTTACAAAGCAAATCATCTAATTTTAAAACAAATTTTCTAAATCGAATAGGAATCCTATGAATAGGTAAAAAAAGCACACCTCTAATAGTATTTATTACCGACTCTTCACCTATTACTTCTTTTATTTCATCTATTGAAAAATGATTTGCTCCATGCCAGTTATCTGCTTTATAATTGGTTAATAAGCGTCTTTTCTTAGAAGGAAAATCAAAAATTAAATTCCCTTTTGTTTTTAATTTCAACCTAGATTCTTTTAAAAAATCCAAAGTACTCGTTTTGTCTAAATGCATAATGACATGAAAAGAAAAAATCGTATCGAAAAAATCATCATCATAAGGAATTGATGAAATACTACCAATTTTAAACTCTTTATCTGAAAACTTATTTTTTGCAATTTCTATCATCTTTTCACTAACATCAACTCCAAAATTTGCAAATTCTAAAAGCCTTCCAGTACCACAACCTAAATCTAAAATGCTAAAATCATTACTCTTTGGCAGATGCGCTAATAAAAACGTACGCTCTTGTTCATCAATGAATTTTCCGTATGAATTTCCGAACCTATTTTCATCATAAGTTGTGGCTAATTCATCATAATAGTTTTTTATTTCATTATTCATTACCTAAATATATAATAATTCTGTCAAAAATAGATAAATTTGCATCCGATGAGTGATGTTTTAAATAAATACCTTCCTGAGCATGCTGTCTCTTCTTGTTTTGAGTTAATCAAAATAAATCGAGTACATCTAAAAATCGTCAATGAACGTTTAACACGTCATGGTGATTACAGAAAAAATGCTAACGGATTTCATCAAATAACAGTAAATGCAAGTTTAAACAAGTATCGCTTTCTTATTACTTTAATTCATGAAATTGCCCATCTAGTCGCTTTTGAAAAATATGGCAGGTATATAAAACCACATGGTAACGAATGGAAATTAACCTTTCAGCACTTAATGGTTCCTTTTATTCGCCCAGAAATTTTCCCAACACAGTTGCTTCCGCTATTAGCAAGACATTTCAAGAACCCTAAAGCAAGTAGTGACACAGACGCAACCTTATCATTAGCATTAAAGCAATTTGACGAAAATGAATCCGATAAAAATTATATCTTTGAAATCCCATACGGAAGTCATTTTCGAATTCATAACGGACGTGTTTTTAGAAAAATAGCGCTTCGAGTGAAACGCTATGAATGTCTTGAGCTAAAAACAGGGAAAATGTTTTTATTCCAACCTAATGCTGAAGTCGAATTAATACCTAGTTAATTTATAATGTTACATCAATTTAAGAACAAACCTCATTTTTTTTTGATGGCTTTTATTATCCTATATTTACTATTAGGTATATATTGTAATACAAGTAAAACCTTAGACATTAATATACACGATACTTATTATGTTATACAAAGCAAGCATTTGTATTTTTCAATCAGTATTTCACTTATTATTTTCTATCTGTTTTACCTATTAATTCCATATTTCAAACTAAGATTATCTTCAGACTTAAAAAACATACACATCTATATCACTTTAATATCAAGTATTGGAATCACATTTCCTTATCACTATTTCAATAATGAGAAAGATTTATTTTCTCCCACACTTGATCGATTATTTTTTATAACCTTTTTCGCAGCTTTACTTGTTTTGTCACTATTTGTGTTTCTTCTAAATATTTAAATTTGTATCTTTAAAATATTAAAAGTAAAATATAACAAACCTGCAATCTAATTTTCAAAATATGAATACAAATTATTACGCAATATTAATGGCTGGAGGAGTTGGTTCTCGTTTTTGGCCTGTAAGTACTACCGATTTCCCAAAGCAGTTTCATGACATGTTAGGCACTGGAGACACATTAATACAAAAAACATTCAGTCGTTTATCGCAACTTATTCCTAAAGAAAACATTTTAA is a genomic window of Flavobacterium jumunjinense containing:
- a CDS encoding M48 family metallopeptidase, whose translation is MNNKVKIVSVFFFALILSCAKNPFTGKSTMALVPNSQIFPSAFQQYDQFLTENKVLKGTKDAKRIETIGMKIKTAAERWLNANGKSDYLEGYSWEYNLVESKELNAWCMPGGKIVFYTGILPVCKDDAGIASVMGHEVAHALANHGQQRMSAGLLQQLGAVGTQVAVGNKDPKTQALIMQAYGAGSQVGAMLPFSRSHESEADMIGLTLMSIAGYDPINAVKVWERMSELSSGQAPPEILSTHPSNETRIRELTALIPQAKAEAAKYGVTFK
- a CDS encoding alpha/beta hydrolase gives rise to the protein MSKRQKVISSNSIPRSILFIASTLQIVSTTLTVKFAKKLFTKPIKYKVPKREFEMNMNSKQELIHISSINKKIMTYNYGKYSKKVLLVHGWSGRGTQLVKIADKMLELGYSTISFDAPAHGKSPGNSTLMLEFIESILTLEKLHGPFEYAIGHSLGSMSILNAIKNGLDVKKAVLIGSGDSVNDILLDFVSKLGLKPTIAIKMRESFEKDFDDSMESYSSYVAAKNIKTPTLLIHDKNDDDVPYTASENIHKNLENSSIFLTKKLGHRKILGDEKVINQIEKFLTN
- a CDS encoding chalcone isomerase family protein, with amino-acid sequence MKKRIFTFLIVVMTTMTSLQAQKTVSGVKLDENITVEGKNLTLNGAGIREKFWIDLYVGSLYLPKKSSNASEIINSNDAAVIKLDIVSGMITSEKMISAVDEGFQNATGGKTDALKTKIDQFKSFFKDEFNKGDSFIIANVPGSGVVVYKNGTKKGTIDGADFKKALFGIWLSGKPADKDLKNSMLGK
- a CDS encoding chalcone isomerase family protein, whose protein sequence is MKKLYLLLTFLILQINMTTAQNKVSGVSVYETLSFDGNKLVLNGAGVKEKMWIDLYVASLYLPSKSTNADEIINSSEPAIIKINIVSSLVSTDKMIELMEEGFVNATNGNITSIKTKIDKFLTVFRDDLKEKDEFMIVFNPKIGITVFKNGVKKGTIEGMDFKKALFGVWLCIKPADEKLKRAMLDN
- a CDS encoding YihY/virulence factor BrkB family protein, with protein sequence MSEAIEKRLNKIPIVKQLVAFAKKITFMSSEGLSLYDIVELYFLGIVKGAFSYRASAVAFSFFMALFPFALFILNLIPYIPIENFQNDFLFFVEKGVPPNTYEAIELILKDIMNTSYKSLLSSGFILSIFLMTNGVNAILGGFEMSEHITITRNFFKQYFVALAISLTLSLILIITVASIVIFEVLIQKIKSQGFISNDVYLIEWGRYLFVVLMILITTSILYKFGASETKNVPFISYGAVFTTLLIVLTSYIFGIYVEKFARYNELYGSIGTLLVLMFYIWINCMVLLLGFELNAAINKLKRKNLYI
- the nadC gene encoding carboxylating nicotinate-nucleotide diphosphorylase, coding for MISEAQFQNELEIIIINALREDVGDGDHSSLACIPSDAMGKAKLLVKDDGVIAGVEFAKQVFAYVDASMHVETFINDGEKVKYGDVVFHVTGSSQSILKAERLVLNAMQRMSAIATKTRFFVDLLEGTSTKILDTRKTTPGLRAPEKWAVKIGGGENHRFALYDMIMLKDNHIDFAGGITKAINKTKNYLKETNRDLKIIVEARDMNEVKEILMSDGVYRILLDNFTFEMTREAVALIGSKCLTESSGNINEKTIRQYAECGVNYISSGALTHSVYNMDLSLKAL
- a CDS encoding DUF2853 family protein; protein product: MSKRDELITKYAADLKDKCGITADMDLLTKVTIGCGPSIYNADSSTVSGTDPKELATVKNNFLIKKLGLNDGPELDSAIADVIEQYGKSNKHKYRAVFYYLLTKHFKKESVYNK